One genomic window of Paenibacillus xylanilyticus includes the following:
- a CDS encoding ABC transporter substrate-binding protein/permease — protein sequence MMLLTFVVLLTAAVPSALASGTTGTSDSKKLVLGTSADFAPYEFHKVINGKDEIVGFDIAIAKEIAADLGVELVIEDMGFDGLLPALQSGRVDIVISGMTPTEDRKKSIDFSDTYYKSKQVIMVRNEDKDKYPTMAALENEKIGAQKGSIQETIGQKIPGVKLTSLDKISDIVLQLQTKRINAAIVEDTVAAGYLDDMIGLAPAVPDEEQVAAAIGIRKGNTELLNAVNGTLERLKSENKIDQMVTEASQLMADREVASPNIFEVFWQYKSFYATGVGYTLLLSALGVIFGVIIGLIICLFRMHDTAILRWIGTAYVEVIRGTPMLVQLMIIYYGLALTFGITFSPLQAGILTLSINSGAYLAEIFRAGIQGVDRGQLEAARSLGMGRAAAMRFIILPQAFKAVLPAIGNEFVTIIKESSIISVIGMVDIMYQASVVKNITYQGMNPFLIAAAIYFVLTFILSKLLGRLERKLSASDRR from the coding sequence ATGATGCTGTTGACCTTTGTCGTTTTATTGACGGCTGCCGTTCCTTCGGCGCTGGCAAGTGGAACTACGGGCACTTCAGACAGTAAAAAATTGGTTCTCGGCACGAGTGCCGACTTTGCACCATATGAATTCCATAAAGTGATTAATGGCAAGGATGAGATTGTCGGATTTGATATTGCCATTGCCAAAGAGATTGCTGCCGATCTGGGCGTAGAACTTGTCATAGAAGATATGGGTTTTGACGGCCTGCTGCCTGCCTTGCAGAGTGGACGCGTGGATATCGTTATTTCAGGCATGACACCGACAGAGGACCGCAAAAAAAGTATCGACTTCTCGGATACCTACTATAAATCGAAACAAGTCATCATGGTTCGCAATGAGGATAAAGACAAATACCCAACCATGGCTGCACTGGAAAATGAAAAAATCGGAGCACAGAAAGGTTCGATTCAGGAAACGATCGGACAGAAGATTCCTGGAGTCAAGCTGACGTCTCTTGATAAAATCTCGGACATTGTGCTTCAACTTCAGACGAAGCGGATCAACGCTGCAATCGTAGAAGATACGGTTGCCGCAGGCTACCTGGACGATATGATTGGACTTGCTCCTGCGGTTCCGGACGAAGAGCAAGTAGCAGCAGCGATCGGGATTCGCAAAGGCAATACGGAGTTGCTTAATGCCGTTAATGGTACGCTTGAACGATTGAAGAGTGAAAATAAAATTGATCAGATGGTAACGGAAGCCAGTCAATTGATGGCAGACCGTGAGGTCGCATCGCCAAATATTTTTGAAGTATTCTGGCAGTACAAAAGCTTCTATGCTACGGGCGTGGGTTATACCCTCTTATTGTCTGCACTTGGTGTAATCTTCGGGGTAATCATTGGTTTGATCATTTGCCTGTTCCGAATGCATGATACAGCAATTTTGCGGTGGATTGGTACGGCTTATGTAGAAGTCATTCGTGGTACGCCGATGCTGGTTCAATTGATGATTATTTATTATGGTCTTGCCTTGACATTTGGTATTACGTTCTCGCCTCTTCAGGCGGGTATCTTAACTCTTTCCATCAATAGTGGTGCTTACCTTGCAGAGATCTTCCGTGCAGGGATTCAAGGCGTTGACCGCGGTCAACTGGAAGCAGCCCGTTCGCTTGGGATGGGTAGAGCCGCGGCCATGAGATTTATTATTTTGCCACAGGCCTTCAAAGCTGTGCTGCCTGCTATCGGTAATGAATTCGTAACGATCATCAAGGAATCTTCCATTATCTCGGTCATTGGTATGGTTGATATCATGTATCAGGCAAGTGTAGTCAAAAACATTACGTACCAAGGAATGAATCCGTTCCTTATTGCAGCAGCCATATACTTTGTATTGACATTTATTTTGTCCAAGCTGCTGGGTCGACTGGAAAGGAAGTTGAGTGCAAGTGATAGACGTTAG